One genomic segment of Amycolatopsis sp. WQ 127309 includes these proteins:
- a CDS encoding anthranilate synthase family protein, with amino-acid sequence MSPLPIRAGSPYAILHRPGSGRGDQVEIVSGPVRTAERLADLTLDDGSWEGRGRHTKLVLLPYRQLAERGYDCPDDQVPLQVMDIESQTTLTVAETLAALPDGVPPLEDRAFDLGDDEYARTVERILDDEIGAGEGANFVLSRSLRGRFPGFDDDVARAVFKRLLGAEAGAYWTFLVFTGERYLLGSTPEQHVRLFDRTVTMNPISGTYRYPEGGADADGLLEFLHDEKEADELCMVVDEELKMMAELCDRGIRVSGPRLRRMSRLAHTEYSLEGETGRPLTEVLRHTLLAPTVTGSPLVNACRVIRRYEPKGRGYYSGVIGLVGSDDDGRRSLDSAILIRTADISPGGDVRLAAGSTIVRESAPLSEAAETTAKVSAVLKSLSGETRAATASPPPSTSSDEVRSALKARNDGKSRFWLDGARPGTGSRVRITVVDAEDAFTSMLAYQLKSVNCDVTTVPWDAGELPENDLVLLGPGPGDPNDVGGAKVGRLRALAADLLREGRPLVGVCLGHQVLCAELGLPVQRLARPNQGRQAHVTIDGTRRAVGFYNSFAARTADDRVAVPGRAPADVVRGLDDQVIGLRGPRLATIQFHAESFLTEDGPAILRDVVDHATEGGSS; translated from the coding sequence GTGAGTCCCCTGCCCATCCGCGCGGGCTCGCCGTACGCGATCCTGCACCGGCCCGGCAGCGGCCGCGGCGACCAGGTCGAGATCGTCTCCGGCCCGGTCCGCACCGCCGAGCGGCTGGCCGACCTGACCCTGGACGACGGCTCGTGGGAAGGCCGGGGCCGGCACACGAAGCTGGTCCTGCTGCCGTACCGGCAGCTCGCCGAGCGCGGGTACGACTGCCCGGACGACCAGGTCCCGCTGCAGGTGATGGACATCGAGTCCCAGACCACGCTCACCGTCGCCGAGACCCTCGCGGCGCTGCCCGACGGCGTCCCGCCGCTGGAAGACCGCGCGTTCGACCTCGGCGACGACGAGTACGCCCGCACGGTCGAGCGGATCCTCGACGACGAGATCGGGGCCGGCGAGGGCGCGAACTTCGTGCTCTCCCGCAGCCTGCGCGGCCGGTTCCCCGGCTTCGACGACGACGTCGCGCGGGCGGTCTTCAAGCGCCTGCTGGGCGCGGAAGCCGGCGCGTACTGGACGTTCCTGGTCTTCACCGGCGAGCGCTACCTGCTCGGCAGCACGCCCGAGCAGCACGTCCGGCTGTTCGACCGCACGGTGACGATGAACCCGATCAGCGGCACCTACCGCTACCCCGAGGGCGGCGCCGACGCCGACGGCCTGCTCGAGTTCCTCCACGACGAGAAGGAGGCCGACGAGCTCTGCATGGTCGTCGACGAGGAACTGAAGATGATGGCCGAGCTGTGCGACCGCGGCATCCGGGTGTCCGGGCCGCGGCTGCGGCGCATGTCGCGGCTGGCGCACACCGAGTACTCCCTGGAGGGCGAGACCGGCCGGCCGCTGACGGAGGTGCTGCGGCACACGCTGCTCGCGCCGACCGTCACCGGCAGCCCGCTGGTCAACGCCTGCCGGGTGATCCGCCGGTACGAACCGAAGGGCCGCGGCTACTACAGCGGCGTCATCGGGCTCGTCGGCAGCGACGACGACGGCCGCCGCTCCCTGGACTCGGCGATCCTCATCCGCACCGCGGACATCTCGCCGGGCGGCGACGTCCGGCTGGCCGCCGGGTCGACGATCGTGCGCGAGTCGGCGCCGCTGTCGGAAGCGGCGGAGACGACGGCGAAGGTGTCGGCCGTCTTGAAGTCACTCTCCGGCGAAACCCGCGCCGCCACGGCCTCGCCACCGCCGTCGACGTCGTCCGACGAGGTGCGTTCGGCGTTGAAGGCGCGCAACGACGGGAAGTCCCGGTTCTGGCTCGACGGCGCCCGGCCCGGCACCGGGTCCCGGGTGCGGATCACCGTCGTCGACGCCGAGGACGCGTTCACCTCGATGCTGGCCTACCAGCTCAAGTCGGTGAACTGCGACGTGACGACCGTGCCGTGGGACGCCGGCGAGCTGCCGGAGAACGACCTCGTGTTGCTCGGCCCCGGCCCGGGCGACCCCAACGACGTCGGCGGCGCGAAGGTCGGCCGGCTGCGCGCGCTGGCCGCGGACCTGCTGCGCGAAGGCCGTCCGCTCGTCGGCGTCTGCCTGGGCCACCAGGTGCTCTGCGCCGAGCTCGGGCTGCCCGTCCAGCGGCTCGCGCGGCCCAACCAGGGCCGCCAGGCGCACGTGACGATCGACGGCACCCGCCGCGCGGTCGGGTTCTACAACAGCTTCGCCGCGCGTACGGCCGACGACCGCGTCGCGGTACCCGGCCGGGCGCCCGCCGACGTCGTCCGCGGGCTCGACGACCAGGTCATCGGCCTGCGCGGGCCGCGGCTGGCGACCATCCAGTTCCACGCCGAGTCGTTCCTCACCGAGGACGGCCCAGCGATCCTGCGCGACGTCGTCGACCACGCGACCGAAGGAGGCAGCTCATGA
- a CDS encoding isochorismatase family protein, whose product MTGITIEPYDLPTTVPASTATWRPHPGRAALLIHDMQRYFLGFYPEDGELRRTLVRNVVQARETADRLGIPVFYTAQPGSMTPEDRGLLQDIWGPGMKATPADRQVIDELTPTPADVVLTKWRYSAFHRTDLLDRLRAAGRDQLIVCGIYAHVGCLVTAVEAFTHDIETFFVADAVADFGPDEHRLAVDYAARNCAVATTTAALVGELEGAVVT is encoded by the coding sequence ATGACCGGCATCACGATCGAACCGTACGACCTGCCCACCACCGTCCCGGCCAGCACCGCGACCTGGCGGCCCCACCCGGGCCGCGCGGCCCTGCTGATCCACGACATGCAGCGCTACTTCCTCGGCTTCTACCCCGAGGACGGCGAACTGCGGCGCACGCTCGTCCGCAACGTCGTCCAGGCGCGGGAAACGGCCGACCGGCTGGGCATCCCGGTGTTCTACACCGCCCAGCCCGGCTCGATGACACCCGAGGACCGCGGGCTGCTGCAGGACATCTGGGGTCCGGGCATGAAAGCCACCCCGGCCGACCGGCAGGTGATCGACGAACTCACGCCGACACCGGCCGACGTCGTGCTGACGAAGTGGCGCTACAGCGCATTCCACCGCACCGACCTGCTCGACCGGCTGCGCGCGGCCGGGCGCGACCAGCTGATCGTCTGCGGGATCTACGCGCACGTCGGCTGCCTGGTCACCGCCGTCGAGGCGTTCACGCACGACATCGAGACGTTCTTCGTGGCCGACGCGGTCGCCGACTTCGGCCCGGACGAGCACCGGCTCGCGGTGGACTACGCGGCCCGCAACTGCGCCGTCGCGACCACCACGGCGGCGCTGGTCGGCGAGCTGGAAGGGGCGGTGGTCACGTGA
- a CDS encoding non-ribosomal peptide synthetase gives MENPLESVIRRARSGVTVDGAAGHEQLAGLLGALLGITLGAEDVRRHEDPADLARHIDDLRGGPPGLTASHDSGSAPASYGQRGIWFIDQYSPRPAAYNAPFVFTVKTPLDTGVLHESLRAVLARHEILRTTFTADGGEVFQQVNPDPAADFSTVELSAERPLDDVVAEVVDTEFDLGTGPLVKVVCAAEPDGPAHVVCSIHHIVFDAASAGVFLTEWFTRYHAALAGDPFDEGPARPQYRDFARRQRETVRDDKLDDLLGYWEERLAGPLPLLDLPTDRPRPLEQSHRGDIVRFDLPPALTEQVRALAADEGVTLFMLLEAAYAAFLHRHTRQDDVLIGSPVSLRDLPETAGMLGYFVNMVVFRHGVRAELPLRELYAQAGTEITEALRHKDAPFEKVIERVNPPRSPSHAPVFQTMFVLPDSDWAALDRLGLDADLDLYVSRSSKYDLSLIVEQDGTALRGVFEYDTALFDRETVEEFGDRYVRLLEALVAHPGGTVGELGLLSDTQEQEVLAWCAPPVEDTTRRPVAELFETQAAVTPDAPALEHGDRVLTYRELNGRANRLARDLRAKGVGRGDRVGIHVPRSPDMVVALLGVLKAGAAYVPVDPSYPAERIEYMLEDSGVALVLESADAEATDETDLGRLKTGDDEIYVIYTSGSTGRPKGVVLTEATVTNLVEYQRRTSPIGATGRTLQYMTLSFDVSVMEILGTLCAGGTLVLIDEDLQKDLHRLSGFLRDHRISRTYLPYVAVQQLAAVAEDKPFPDLVEVASVGEQLVITPQIRAFFARRPEIRFLNMYGPSETHLASAHELRGDPAGWPEAPSIGGPIGGLSMLALDDGGRLVPPGVPGELYLGGDLVSPGYHGLPEQTRERFVETPFGRLYRTGDLVRYDRRGEFDYLGRADTQIKIRGYRVEPAEVEAALNELPEVSASAVAPVTFGAGDRRLVGYLVTEREPDPVRVRAALAGTLPDYLVPSHFVRLAALPIAPSGKIDRKALPDLFDPGTTTASREPETPTEQAIAEAWTDLLGTGGVGLDEDFFAAGGHSILATELMYRLRKRFDVDVPLRVLFDNPTVGGMAARIDALRSGEDTGDRVDLRADVRLPDHVRVADGGPRATAEDVLLTGATGFLGIHLLRELLTETTGRVHCLVRATDADAAWDRIAATADRYGIGKSLDRDRVSAVPGDLAADRLGLSEADYDDLAHRVGTIHHTAAHINFVAPYASVKQANVDGLARIVEFAASGPVKPVHYTSTVAVFSPKPRPEAITEDDVPDDAHDLTIGYTQSKWVAEEVARLARDRGVPVTIYRIGRIAGDSETGALQSEDFLWRQVKSFLALGVVPPPEEHDTDLLPVDFVGRALVRLAKARPAENGTWHLFNPGIKTFDVVYEAIRELGYPLREIPVGEWRAALADRDNPLSAMAPLYQEGALDIGDNVYGNERTGRELARLGLCWPEITPAVFTKMIGYFRETGEFTG, from the coding sequence ATGGAGAACCCACTCGAGTCGGTGATCCGCCGGGCCCGTTCCGGCGTCACCGTCGACGGTGCGGCCGGCCACGAGCAGCTCGCCGGGCTGCTCGGTGCGCTGCTGGGGATCACGCTGGGGGCCGAGGACGTCCGGCGCCACGAGGACCCCGCGGACCTGGCCCGGCACATCGACGACCTGCGCGGCGGCCCGCCCGGCCTCACCGCGAGCCACGACAGCGGCTCGGCCCCCGCCTCCTACGGCCAGCGCGGCATCTGGTTCATCGACCAGTACTCGCCGCGGCCGGCGGCCTACAACGCGCCGTTCGTGTTCACCGTCAAGACCCCGCTGGACACCGGCGTGCTGCACGAGAGCCTGCGGGCCGTGCTGGCCCGCCACGAGATCCTGCGCACGACGTTCACCGCCGACGGCGGCGAGGTCTTCCAGCAGGTCAACCCCGACCCGGCCGCCGACTTCTCGACCGTCGAACTGAGTGCCGAGCGGCCGCTGGACGACGTGGTCGCCGAAGTCGTCGACACCGAGTTCGACCTGGGCACCGGCCCGCTGGTCAAGGTGGTCTGCGCGGCCGAGCCGGACGGGCCGGCGCACGTCGTCTGCAGCATCCACCACATCGTCTTCGACGCGGCCTCGGCCGGGGTGTTCCTCACCGAGTGGTTCACCCGCTACCACGCCGCGCTCGCCGGGGACCCGTTCGACGAGGGCCCGGCTCGGCCGCAGTACCGCGACTTCGCCCGCCGCCAGCGGGAGACCGTCCGCGACGACAAGCTCGACGACCTGCTGGGGTACTGGGAAGAGCGGCTCGCCGGGCCGCTGCCGCTGCTGGACCTGCCGACGGACCGGCCGCGGCCGCTGGAGCAGTCGCACCGCGGCGACATCGTCCGGTTCGACCTGCCGCCGGCGCTGACCGAGCAGGTCCGCGCCCTGGCCGCCGACGAAGGCGTCACGCTGTTCATGCTGCTGGAAGCCGCGTACGCGGCGTTCCTGCACCGGCACACCCGCCAGGACGACGTCCTGATCGGCAGCCCGGTTTCGCTGCGGGACCTGCCCGAGACGGCCGGGATGCTCGGCTACTTCGTCAACATGGTCGTCTTCCGCCACGGCGTCCGCGCCGAGCTGCCGCTGCGGGAGCTGTACGCGCAGGCCGGCACCGAGATCACCGAAGCCCTGCGGCACAAGGACGCGCCGTTCGAGAAGGTCATCGAGCGCGTCAACCCGCCCCGCAGCCCGAGCCACGCGCCGGTCTTCCAGACCATGTTCGTGCTGCCGGACTCCGACTGGGCGGCCCTCGACCGGCTCGGCCTGGACGCCGACCTCGACCTCTACGTCAGCCGCAGCTCGAAGTACGACCTCTCGCTGATCGTCGAGCAGGACGGCACCGCGCTGCGCGGGGTGTTCGAGTACGACACGGCGTTGTTCGACCGCGAGACAGTCGAGGAGTTCGGCGACCGGTACGTCCGGCTGCTCGAAGCGCTCGTCGCGCACCCGGGCGGCACCGTCGGTGAACTGGGGCTGCTGTCGGACACCCAGGAGCAGGAGGTGCTCGCGTGGTGCGCGCCGCCGGTGGAGGACACCACCCGCCGTCCGGTCGCGGAGCTGTTCGAGACGCAGGCCGCGGTCACCCCGGACGCGCCCGCGCTGGAGCACGGCGACCGCGTCCTGACCTACCGGGAGCTCAACGGCCGCGCCAACCGGCTGGCCCGTGACCTGCGGGCGAAGGGTGTCGGACGCGGTGACCGCGTCGGCATCCACGTGCCGCGGTCGCCGGACATGGTCGTCGCGCTGCTGGGCGTCCTGAAGGCGGGCGCGGCGTACGTGCCGGTCGACCCCTCGTACCCGGCCGAGCGGATCGAGTACATGCTCGAGGACTCCGGCGTCGCGCTGGTGCTGGAGTCGGCGGACGCGGAAGCCACCGACGAGACCGATCTGGGCCGGCTGAAGACCGGCGACGACGAGATCTACGTCATCTACACGTCGGGATCCACCGGGCGTCCCAAGGGCGTCGTGCTCACCGAAGCGACGGTGACCAACCTCGTCGAGTACCAACGCCGGACGTCACCGATCGGCGCGACCGGGCGGACGTTGCAGTACATGACGTTGTCGTTCGACGTCTCGGTGATGGAGATCCTGGGGACGCTCTGCGCTGGCGGCACGCTCGTGCTGATCGACGAAGACCTGCAGAAGGACCTGCACCGGCTCAGCGGCTTCCTGCGTGACCACCGGATCTCCCGGACCTACCTCCCGTACGTCGCGGTGCAGCAGCTGGCCGCGGTCGCCGAGGACAAGCCGTTCCCGGACCTGGTGGAGGTCGCCTCCGTCGGCGAGCAGCTGGTGATCACCCCGCAGATCCGCGCGTTCTTCGCCCGCCGGCCGGAAATCCGGTTCCTGAACATGTACGGCCCGTCCGAGACGCACCTGGCGTCCGCGCACGAGCTGCGCGGCGACCCGGCCGGCTGGCCCGAAGCGCCGTCCATCGGCGGCCCGATCGGGGGCCTGTCGATGCTGGCCCTCGACGACGGCGGCCGGCTCGTCCCACCCGGGGTGCCGGGGGAGCTGTACCTCGGCGGCGACCTGGTCTCGCCGGGCTACCACGGGCTGCCCGAGCAGACCCGCGAACGGTTCGTGGAGACGCCGTTCGGGCGCCTCTACCGCACCGGCGACCTGGTCCGCTACGACCGCCGTGGCGAGTTCGACTACCTCGGGCGCGCCGACACCCAGATCAAGATCCGCGGCTACCGCGTCGAACCGGCCGAGGTCGAAGCGGCGCTGAACGAGCTGCCCGAGGTCAGCGCGTCCGCGGTGGCCCCGGTGACGTTCGGCGCCGGCGACCGCCGCCTGGTCGGCTACCTCGTCACCGAACGGGAACCCGACCCGGTGCGGGTGCGGGCCGCGCTCGCCGGGACGCTGCCGGACTACCTGGTGCCGTCCCACTTCGTGCGGCTCGCCGCGCTGCCGATCGCGCCCAGCGGCAAAATCGACCGCAAGGCCCTGCCGGACCTGTTCGACCCGGGCACGACGACCGCGTCGCGAGAGCCTGAGACGCCGACCGAGCAGGCGATCGCCGAAGCGTGGACCGACCTGCTGGGCACCGGCGGGGTCGGCCTCGACGAGGACTTCTTCGCCGCCGGCGGGCACTCGATCCTCGCCACCGAGCTGATGTACCGGCTGCGCAAGCGGTTCGACGTCGACGTGCCGTTGCGGGTGCTGTTCGACAACCCGACCGTCGGCGGGATGGCCGCGCGCATCGACGCGCTGCGCTCCGGCGAGGACACCGGCGATCGCGTCGACCTGCGGGCCGACGTCCGGCTGCCGGACCACGTCCGGGTCGCCGACGGCGGACCGCGCGCCACCGCCGAGGACGTCCTGCTCACCGGCGCGACCGGGTTCCTCGGCATCCACCTGCTGCGCGAGCTGCTGACCGAGACCACCGGCCGGGTCCACTGCCTGGTCCGGGCCACCGACGCCGACGCGGCGTGGGACCGGATCGCCGCGACGGCCGACCGCTACGGCATCGGGAAGTCCCTCGACCGCGACCGCGTCTCCGCGGTCCCCGGCGACCTCGCAGCCGACCGGCTGGGACTGTCCGAAGCGGACTACGACGACCTCGCCCACCGCGTCGGCACGATCCACCACACGGCGGCGCACATCAACTTCGTCGCGCCGTACGCCTCGGTCAAACAGGCCAATGTGGACGGCCTCGCCCGGATCGTCGAGTTCGCCGCGTCGGGGCCGGTCAAGCCGGTGCACTACACCTCCACGGTGGCGGTGTTCTCGCCGAAGCCGCGGCCCGAGGCGATCACCGAAGACGACGTCCCGGACGACGCGCACGACCTCACGATCGGCTACACCCAGAGCAAGTGGGTCGCCGAGGAGGTCGCGCGGCTGGCCCGCGACCGCGGGGTGCCGGTGACGATCTACCGCATCGGCCGGATCGCCGGCGACAGCGAAACGGGGGCGCTGCAGTCCGAGGACTTCCTCTGGCGGCAGGTCAAGAGCTTCCTCGCCCTCGGCGTCGTCCCGCCGCCCGAGGAGCACGACACCGACCTGCTGCCGGTCGACTTCGTCGGCCGCGCGCTGGTCCGGCTGGCGAAGGCCCGCCCGGCGGAGAACGGCACCTGGCACCTGTTCAACCCCGGCATCAAGACCTTCGACGTCGTTTACGAAGCCATTCGCGAGCTGGGCTACCCGCTGCGCGAAATCCCGGTCGGGGAGTGGCGCGCGGCGCTGGCCGACCGGGACAACCCGTTGTCCGCGATGGCCCCGCTCTACCAGGAAGGGGCCCTCGACATCGGCGACAACGTCTACGGCAACGAGCGCACCGGGCGCGAGCTCGCCCGGCTGGGCCTGTGCTGGCCGGAGATCACCCCGGCCGTGTTCACGAAAATGATCGGCTATTTCCGTGAAACGGGCGAATTCACCGGCTGA
- a CDS encoding flavin reductase family protein: protein MTATAPAFDRARLRAFLGHFTTGVTVVTYRRGPMVRGATVNAFTSVSLDPPLVLVSLDRRSRSVQHLGDGPFVVNILAEDQQDVAMHFAGKPLADDDVPWVDLDSPVPRLGGTVGHVECTPWRAYDGGDHVLHVGEVTGLDLAGGRPLLFFGGEFPRLAEDPEAPHWSWSLDDPTPQRWEAGK, encoded by the coding sequence ATGACAGCGACCGCCCCGGCGTTCGACCGCGCCCGGCTGAGGGCCTTTCTCGGCCACTTCACCACCGGCGTCACCGTCGTCACCTACCGGCGCGGCCCGATGGTGCGCGGTGCGACCGTCAACGCGTTCACGTCGGTGTCGCTGGACCCGCCGCTCGTGCTGGTCTCCCTGGACCGGCGCAGCCGTTCGGTGCAGCACCTCGGCGACGGACCGTTCGTGGTCAACATCCTCGCCGAGGACCAGCAGGACGTCGCGATGCACTTCGCCGGCAAGCCGCTGGCCGACGACGACGTGCCGTGGGTCGACCTCGACTCGCCGGTGCCGCGGCTGGGCGGCACGGTCGGGCACGTCGAGTGCACCCCGTGGCGCGCCTACGACGGCGGCGACCACGTGCTGCACGTCGGTGAGGTGACCGGCCTCGACCTGGCCGGCGGGCGGCCGCTGCTGTTCTTCGGCGGCGAGTTCCCGCGGCTGGCCGAAGACCCCGAAGCACCGCACTGGTCGTGGTCGCTGGACGACCCGACACCTCAACGATGGGAGGCAGGCAAGTGA
- a CDS encoding 2,3-dihydro-2,3-dihydroxybenzoate dehydrogenase, producing MTVTLVTGAGSGIGAATATLLAERGHTLALFDRDEDALAQVAKPLLDDGRSVETHVVDVTSSAEVDAAVERVETGFGPISGLANVAGVLRMGRVAELSDADWNETFAVNATGVFHVCRAVSRRMAARKSGSIVTVASNAAGVPRSHMAAYAASKSAATSLTHSLGVDLAPLGIRCNVVAPGSTDTPMLRSMWTDDTGRQATVDGDPGQFRLGIPLGRIGAAEDVARSVAFLLSDEARHVTLATLLVDGGAALGAV from the coding sequence ATGACCGTGACCCTGGTAACCGGCGCGGGCAGCGGCATCGGCGCCGCCACCGCGACCCTCCTGGCCGAACGCGGCCACACCCTCGCCTTGTTCGACCGCGACGAGGACGCCCTCGCCCAGGTCGCGAAGCCGTTGCTGGACGACGGCCGCAGCGTCGAGACGCACGTCGTCGACGTCACCTCCAGCGCGGAGGTCGACGCGGCCGTCGAGCGCGTCGAGACCGGCTTCGGGCCGATCAGTGGCCTGGCGAACGTCGCCGGGGTACTGCGGATGGGCCGGGTGGCCGAGCTGTCCGACGCGGACTGGAACGAGACGTTCGCGGTCAACGCGACCGGCGTGTTCCACGTCTGCCGGGCGGTGTCGCGCCGGATGGCCGCGCGCAAGAGCGGCTCGATCGTCACGGTGGCGTCCAATGCCGCGGGGGTGCCCCGCAGCCACATGGCCGCCTACGCCGCGTCGAAGTCCGCCGCGACCAGCCTGACCCACAGCCTCGGCGTGGACCTCGCGCCGCTCGGCATCCGCTGCAACGTCGTCGCGCCCGGCTCGACCGACACGCCGATGCTGCGTTCCATGTGGACGGACGACACCGGGCGGCAGGCCACGGTCGACGGCGACCCGGGCCAGTTCCGGCTCGGCATCCCGCTGGGCCGGATCGGCGCAGCCGAGGACGTCGCCCGCAGCGTCGCGTTCCTGCTGTCGGACGAGGCCCGGCACGTCACCCTCGCCACCCTGCTCGTCGACGGCGGCGCGGCCCTCGGCGCCGTCTGA
- a CDS encoding 3-deoxy-7-phosphoheptulonate synthase: MRKTLPARARPVLHRAADQCDETLSDYPAAQQPDWPDPAELAGVRDTLSEREDVVGAAEVLQLRSLLARAAEGEFCVLQAGDCAEDPADTGVRAVARKIGMLDTLAEVMRVGSGRPVLEVGRIAGQYAKPRSQNVENVDGHELPVYRGPIVNSPEPTAEARRPDPTRILDAHDAALGVRASIGRLGRGTGADPAGRIWTSHEALLLDYEVPLVRRMPGGRSYLASTHWPWIGERTRRSDGAHVHLLSTVVNPVAAKVSAKAPIEDVLKLCGQIDPFRTPGRLTLIPRFGAARIGELAPLVRAVRDAGHPVLWLCDPMHGNTVVADDGLKVRWLEDIMNELRQFVRIVTGEGGACAGLHMEASPSEISECHGAGITAARGPGYTTLCDPRLNLTQAVALTAHWQPEAAHELRTELAS; the protein is encoded by the coding sequence ATGAGGAAGACGCTGCCCGCACGAGCCCGGCCGGTCCTGCACCGCGCCGCCGATCAGTGCGACGAGACCCTGTCCGACTACCCCGCCGCCCAGCAACCCGACTGGCCCGACCCGGCCGAGCTCGCCGGCGTCCGCGACACGCTGTCCGAGCGTGAAGACGTCGTCGGCGCCGCCGAGGTGCTGCAGCTGCGGTCCCTGCTGGCCCGCGCCGCCGAAGGCGAGTTCTGCGTGCTTCAAGCGGGCGACTGCGCCGAAGACCCGGCCGACACCGGCGTCCGGGCCGTGGCCCGCAAGATCGGCATGCTCGACACGCTCGCCGAGGTGATGCGGGTCGGCTCCGGCCGCCCGGTCCTCGAGGTCGGCCGGATCGCCGGCCAGTACGCCAAGCCCCGCTCGCAGAACGTCGAGAACGTCGACGGCCACGAGCTGCCCGTCTACCGCGGGCCGATCGTCAACAGCCCCGAACCGACCGCCGAAGCCCGGCGGCCCGACCCCACCCGGATCCTGGACGCGCACGACGCCGCGCTCGGCGTCCGCGCGTCGATCGGCCGCCTCGGCCGGGGGACCGGCGCCGACCCGGCCGGCCGGATCTGGACCAGCCACGAAGCCCTGCTGCTGGACTACGAGGTCCCGCTGGTGCGCCGGATGCCCGGCGGCCGCAGCTACCTCGCCTCGACGCACTGGCCGTGGATCGGCGAACGCACCCGGCGCTCGGACGGCGCCCACGTGCACCTGCTGTCCACTGTGGTCAACCCGGTGGCGGCGAAGGTGAGCGCGAAGGCGCCGATCGAGGACGTGCTGAAGCTCTGCGGGCAGATCGACCCGTTCCGCACGCCCGGCCGGCTCACGCTGATCCCGCGGTTCGGCGCGGCCCGCATCGGGGAACTCGCTCCGCTGGTGCGGGCGGTGCGCGACGCCGGGCACCCGGTGCTGTGGCTGTGCGACCCGATGCACGGCAACACCGTCGTCGCCGACGACGGGCTCAAGGTCCGCTGGCTCGAGGACATCATGAACGAGCTGCGCCAGTTCGTCCGGATCGTCACGGGGGAGGGCGGCGCGTGCGCCGGGCTGCACATGGAGGCCTCGCCGAGCGAGATCTCCGAATGCCACGGCGCCGGCATCACCGCCGCCCGCGGGCCCGGCTACACGACGCTGTGCGACCCGCGGCTCAACCTCACCCAGGCCGTCGCGCTGACCGCGCACTGGCAGCCCGAGGCCGCCCACGAACTCAGGACGGAGCTGGCGTCATGA